TTATTACGCAAATATTTTGTTATGTCCCTAACCTTTAAGTTATTCCTTAAACGAAATACAGACTTGTCTTCTCAATAGCTAGAACACTGGCATCTATTCCTAGGTGGGAGATCATTGGAATGGAGCATGCATATTTAACAACCAGTATGGCAATGTTTTTTAATTATCACTTCAAAGGGTTGCTTTCAAATATAAACCATTTTCCCTTCCTATTCTCATGACAGTTGGATTACCTATTTTTGGGGGGGCTCTCCACTATGTCTGATTTGGTTAAAATCAATCCAAGGGACCAAAATCACCTGATTTGAAAGCAGCAGTGAGGCAGCAATCATATAAAATCCTACCTTGCCAATAGCAAGCACTCAGGAAAGGCGTAGCAAATTAATTTACTGACTTGACGAGCGCCATGTTTTTGAGAGGGGCGGAGTGGGGACATTGCATTACAAGGAAGCGGCTTCCTCTAACTCCATAGGAGCTGCATTGTTGGATGTCCTTGGCTAAACAGCATTAAGACTACAAGACTTGAATGAACAAGCCAATGAATTCTGTTGCCAGGTTCTCAGAGTCAATGTGAAATAACCTTTTGGAGCAGCCCCTGGAATCAATCAGGAAatataacaaatttttatttagcaCAGTGCATTGTACAGAGGAGCCACTCAGTGGATGTGTGATGACTCTCATGGTGACAGTAAACAACACTCCTTTGATCACCTACAATAGAGATGCAGGGCTACTCCattcaattcattcaacaaacagttgtGAAGTGTTCTAGGCACTAAGGATAAAGTAGTGAGCAAACAGGAAGGAAATTCCTACTTTCCTGGAGCTTATCTAGTTAGAGTGGAGAAAAGCTAGACAATAGATAAGTAAAATATAGAGTATATTAGTGGTAAATGCttaggagaaaaataaggcaggaaGGGGGTATGAAATGTTGGAGGGAAATTAGAAATGTAGATAGAGTAACCAGGGAGGAACATAGAcagaagaaataggaagaaaatagagCATATGGAcagagaattttctaattttcttttaaagtttttcattttctttcttttatttgtgtatgtgtgaggaagattggccctgagcaaacatctgttgccaatcttcttctttttgcttgaggaagattgttgctgagctcacatctgtgccaatcttcctctattttatgtgggacgctgccagaGCGTGGCTTGaccgagcagtgctaggtcctagGTCcacgggatctgaacctgtgaacctcaggccactgaagggaatgcatgaccttaaccactgtgccactgggctggcccctcattttccttttaaatggaaGTTAGTGAGCACTGTATCTTGTTCtaaatttatattctaaatttttattaaaatatattctaaatatatgtctcaaaataaaactcattattattacttttaaaatacactaatagacattcacaaaaattttaacaattctttATGATTGAGTTTCATGATGATAACAATTGGCATTTGTGTAGCACTTTATAATTGAGATAACAATAAGATCCACTTCCACAAACTGTACAGAAACATTTCAACTTTATAGTCacaatacacatgcacacacacacacacacaccactatACCTTAACTAGTTTGTAATCTGTTCAGGAACAGAGActgtcttctatttatttttctatttcttttatatcCCTCTAAATTATCCTATACTCCTTCGAATCCTGCACACCATAGGCACACAGGTAAATGCTTAATGACCATTGACTAACCAATCTCGAACAATGCAGCACTAAGAATTAATTATCAGGTATTTTGTTCCTCTGTTTATTTGACTTCTTTGACTCCAtcgaaaacaaaatttaaaaattgcaagagGATAAACCTTTATAAGTGAAAgtgacatatatatattaaagttgATTTATTAGATCGATGTATTATTTTTCACGAGAACATTTATATCCTGCTGCTATTTTTTCTTGGGCTCAATTTCTGTAAGGCATTTCATCACAAAGGCCTAATTTAACATGAATTTTTACAAAGACAcataataaattgaatttttagaaAGCATTCATTGTTAACAGTATGATCTGTTACCCAGGTACAGGttattcttttgaataaaatacAGGTAATTGGCTACAAATAATGGATACTGATTACCTTCTGGAGTGGAAGAAGTCTCTAGGTTTTGAAGCTTAAGGCCAGTGTCTAATCTTTGAGGCTTTGTATACAGAAATAAATAGCAAAGGACACAGACGCTGATGACAAAGGCCAGTAAAACAAGGGCAGCAATTCCCAATCCGATCAGGGCACCAATGctgaggaaaacagaagaaacagtGATTGTTTGCACATAAACCAAAGAGAAGGTTTAAACATTGTTAATTCTTGCTTCAGTCATTCATAACTAAATTACATTTCAGTATCTACAGTATATGATTGAAACGTACAGCTCATCTTTTTCTACCTAACATCAAATTCTTATCATATTTTCtctatacatttatatgttaatATTCGTAtaaaataccatgtgatttcataTCACAGGTCAAAGGTCACAGGATCCCTTAGGGATAGTTCAAGAACATCGCAATCACATAAGcctctattattaacatattttaggAGGAAAGGTCACGTTCACCAATAGAAGatgagcagaaaaatatttacctcTGCAAAAGTAGTGAAACAAACGTTTAACAGAATGTAGAATTTTCCTTTGGAGACATGTATTGGAGACATCGTTTACTAACATACAAAACCACAACTATTACAACAGAGGAGAAGAAGGTTTAATTAAAGGAAGGCAATGtttatgaaatttatataaagttcatgTTCAGTCTgagtttttcctttctaaaagagCATAACACCAATGGCTGCTAGCATTAAGGAAGAAACCCTTGTACTTTTCTCTAAAGATAAAGTGAATATCTGATATTTGCTCTGCACTAAATTTGTAATAATTTCGTCTGATACAGTTACCTGTAAGGCTAATCAGCTGAGGTTTGAAAACATAGTTTTCATAAACCTCTGAACTTAATAGTTTTAAAGGGAATggaagattagaaaaaaattatcttgaaagACTAACATACAAACAAACATATGTACTTTACTTTCATGAACCatatgtatgtgtgggtgtgtaaaTATATAGAGATTTTAAGCTGATTGAGAGCAGATACTTCCGTTGACTTTCCCTTAGTGCTGTGCACACTTATTACAGTGCTTAATAGAGTACTTAGCTTGTagtaaatgctccataaataGAAGCAAATCATAATTGACTGGTTATTGATCCACTTGCAGTAATTAAAAAGTAATCATCATTCAAAAGTAATGATCATTGAAGTGATCATTGAAAAGTAATgatctttttcttcattatcttcTTGGCTTGCCTCTAGGCTTCTGTTATTTCCCAGAGACAAGGGCCCTGACAAGTTTGACATGTACCAAAAGGGAGCCAAGGGAGAAACTGACTAAGGATGCTAGGTGTGTCACTGCcttgggaggaaggagaagagaattaAAAGTGAGGGGCTAAGCACGTCCCACTTATCCTTGACTTGAGGAGATAAAGTGCTCCTTCATTTTAGAGACTGCCTCCTGAGCCACAGACATGGAGCCAGACTTCCAGAGATTGTTGTGCTTGGTTTATTAATGTCAGCCCAGATCCCCCAGCCGTCTGCATGAGTGAGGACTGGGTAATGTTGTGGCTCGAGTCTGTATTTAGTTAGATATTTAGATTAGAGTTTGCCTTCACGTGGTGCACTCTCTTCCAAGGGTTCTGGCAACTCCTCTTTCATGCTTGTTTGCACTAAAGCTGACTTTCGTAGATCATACGTGTCAGGGAGGGTTAGGACTAAAGGAAGACACATGGGAACATAATCCACTTAATATTATGTGCTGCACAAGGCAGCTAGAAGGCCAGACATCTGGAAAAATTCCTGAAACAAAAAccaagttattaaaaaaatcttcgAAGTGAAAAAGTAATTTAgtcaatttaaaagtaaaattgtcaACTAAATTCAACATACATATTATGGGcttttaatgtatacaatttaaaAACCAGGTCACATGgtttgaaggaaaaacaaagcatgccatttctgctttctgttaaaatttcTTCATAATCTTGGCAAACTGTTTCAATGACACAGTTCCACTTTACTGAAACGCTTTATGCATACAAAACTCTAGATAAAGATGGAGCTCTAGGAATCTcctaaaatattcatttcaacaaatacttattgaactcATGCATAACCCTGTGCAACAAGCATTATTTTCCTAGGTCCTGAAGAAGGTTAACGAAGGAAACCCTAAGAGGTTAGGGATttgtaagagaagaaaagaagagagtgatccagacacagaagaggaagaatcAAGTTCCTCAGGGCACCGTATGGCAGTATGCTTTTCAGTCCCTGAGAGAGGGTCTGAAGCTGCCGTCACGTTAATGCAGCAATTCTTCCACTCGGCAACTTCACTTACCTGGTAGTAGCTATGCTTGTGTCTTTCTCCAGCAGCTGCAGGATCTCAGAACAAATCCAGTGACTTCTGGAATATTTTTGCAATTGGACTATTTTAAATTAGGGGTGGAGAGCAAAGAACACGAGCGAAATGAAGCTCTAAATGTTACCTCCTCATTGTGTTCTCAGAGCTCAACAGCTAACAAGAAGCCCAGGTCTAACACTGCCAGCTGAGGCTATCAGTTGAAATGATTTCTACGTTTCCAGGAACTAAGCTGCACTGTCCATTTCGTCAGTGCTGAATGAAGACCCCAGCAAGCTGTTCATTCCTTTGTGCCCTCATAAACCTTAGGAAAGTTTTGTATCCTCTGCTGCTTGTCATTTCAGAACCGTTTAGGGATCCGAGAATCCCAGGCACTTTTCCAATCGAGTCTGACTTAAGAGTTTCCAGTCTCTGTTGGAGGCACTGCCACCATTATTAACACCTCCAAAGACTCGGAGCTGggttattatattattttccaaaaggcCAGATAAGACACCAGTGCAGTACAGATTGCTTCCCTGAATAATAAGGATAAGCTGTCATAATTTTCTGAGGTTATGGCCCACTTTGGCACAACACAACTTTGctggtttaattttaaaagggcactccttttgagatttttttttgaagcttgcaatacattaaaaaatattttactgattcaagaagcaatatttaaagtCATTTGCTGTAGACTTGGCATGTGTGCCAAATTCTGGATCATGCTAGGAAATTGGGATAAATAATACTCTTCCTCTTACCAGCAGAGtctctctatttctccctctctctcttatcCAGACATACGATAATTAGTTTGTAAGAAACAAAttaaggtggggtgggaggtttTGTAATTGTGGTACCCCATTCATTCTCCaggcaaaaggaaagaatcaTGTTCAAAATTTGCAATCCTTCGGAgtagaaagggaggaaaaagcacTTCATAAAGAAACTATCTACATAAATAACTAGTTGGAATAAGTAAAATTCCCATCATAGGAAAAAGAGTCAAGAAAGACTCCACCTTAGAAGGTCTCTTCACTTCCCAGTAATGGTCAAATGGTTCAGGTGTGGAGAAAGAGGGTGTCCTAGAAAGGTTCTACGGTGTGTAATCATAGCATCTAAAACTCTATCTGTCTATGGGTCTCCAATTCGGTTCGAGGTCAGTGTCAGATCACCTGAAAAAGGCAAATTATAAAGCGCAatcgcgcgcgcacacacacacgtacaaacacacacacccacacgcacacccttttttgatattttaaagatacagCCACTTCCTTCTCACGCCcaatgagatttaaaataatctaatccTTGGTTATGCCTTAAAATGAGTCCCAAAGGAGCCCCTTTCTATTCAAATACACCAAATTCCCAAACGAATCAAAAAGACAATTAAAACCTCCTCCTTAACttatctgtgtgtcttctctttctgccagCAGAGCTACCTGCCTGGGACTGGGCCCTGGCGAGAGCAAAGAGCAGTCTGTTCCCGCGGGGCGGGCGGGGAACTGAGCCGGGCCAGCCTGGGTGCGCCCTAGGCGCAGAACCTGCGCTCCTCCCGCGCGCGCCTCGCCTTGGGTCCCCGGGCGGATTCACGCCTCTGGCGACCACAGCTCAACCCTCGCCGGACGGGGTCGGCACCACGCGAGTCCTGGCTCCCTGAGGAGCTCCGAGCCTGGGGAGGTTTCTCCGCAGGGCCTTCACCCGCCCTCGGAGGCTCCGTGTCCTTCGGGAGAGACCCGACCTGAGCGGCTCGCGGGAACTCCGGCGACCTCCCTCCTCCCGGCGTGACACTGCTCGTCGCTTCCCTAGACCCCGGCTcgccagccccctgccctgcccacctgaGGCTCCACATGTAGCTGTGCTTGTAGGGGAAGTAGCTGCCCGGCTCGCTGCAGCAGTATTTAAGGTCGGCGAAGCCGCAGCAGTAGAGGAGGGCGGCCCCCTCGCCGCGCCGGGGGCACTGGAAGGGCTCCACGAAGCTGTGGTTGAGGCTGTAGTAGCCGGAGCACACCCGGCTCGCCTCGCTCATCGCGGGCCGCTGCGGGCAGGGGCGCGCGAGCCCTGGATCTGCCCTCGGACCTCACAGGTCCCGCCCCGCCAGCTCCCGCGGACCCCTCCGCCCGGGTCGCCTCTTCTGATCTGGGGTCTGACTGCCCAGGCGTTTAGGCTTCGCGCCGCCTCTGCGCTCTCTCTCCTCAGCCCGTGCGCATGGTCTGGTTGCTTTACTCGCGCTTTTCTCTCTCTCGCTACTGAGTGATTCCTTTATCTGCCGGTCTCCTGCCctgttcttcttctccttctccgtCCGTCGGCTTTCTTCACGCTCTCCTGACACCCCTCCGCTTTCCCTCTCTTCATCAACAGCCTGGGGATCGTAGCTGTCCCCACTCCAGAAAGAGATTTCACCTGAAGGAAAAGTGCAGGCTAGGACGTGTTCGCCGTCTGGACAGATGCTGGCGAAGTTGCAGTTCTCCTTACTCAGGGACAGGGCAGGTGGGTTCCAGGCAAAGAGAGCCGAGCTGGGCAAGACTTTACCCACCGCGGGACGTTGAACCAAGGAGTGGGGTAGTGGGCAGGACAAAAGGCGCTGAACCACCAGTGAGGGGGTGTTGAGAAGTAACCCCTTCTTTGAGAAGTACGCGTGAAACATTTAAATCTgcctatttaaaaatcaaagacaagaaacaaaattttctccAAAAACTAGTCATGCCCTCTTGTGTTCAGTTAAAACAAcctggaaagggaaggaaaggcaaGAGATTCAGGTAAGGAAAGCGAGGACTCtctggagagacaggcagaaagggaaggaggcaaAGGAAGCAGGGAGAAAGACCTTCATCAGTTTTAAGGTGTGCAGAAACTTCTCTTGTCCCCTTTCTGGTTGGTATTTCCATTTTCGTGATTCATTTGTTTATAAAGTCtttcaaaataacaatagtaatggATGCTTGTTGTAATAAGTCAAACAAGACTTCAATGTGtaaagaagagaataataatagcCTTAAGATGGGAGAGGAGGCGACGGAAACGTTCATAGAATTTCTGAGATGGTTAGAAcattgttccttcctcttcattttctgcGTCCTTCCCTTGACCAGAGGGTTGATTGGATGCCAGAATCGTGAATTTTACCGTGTTGGGTGTTGGGTATTTTTGTATTCCCATAAATATTCTTGAGGTTTATTCTGGAATGCACTTAAGTTACTTAGAAAGAGTTGGATTATTTCAGGTTTGCTTTTAAGCGTGTTAGGCAGGACCAGAGCAGACCTGAGGATTAAATTTTTCCCCTCTACTGAGGTGATACCCTCCTGAGTCCTCTTCTGGGTACCTTGTAAATTACAAGGCTTACCATCCTGACTGGTGGAGACAAATTGTTCCAGGCCTTATGAGAACTCCAAGGAATGTACCCTCTGCTCCTTTTAGGTGGCTCTTTTCCTGACGTCCAGTACTTTCCTTACAGGCATGTATTGATCAGTACCCCGCTGAAGAGTCAAGGAGATCCTCTGGAGATCCAGATtgatctgtctctctctctctatctccctctctctccggCTCTCTTCTTTCTGGTACTCTGTCCTGCTACCTCTAGCCACCAGGACTTCCCTGGACTTCCAGCTCTCTTCTCAACTCAGGGAGACCACTTGGCTCTACCTGGGTTCCTCCTCCCTAGTCTGGAAACTCTGTCCAGGCAGCAATCTGGGGCAATCATAAGGCTCACCTCATCTGTTTCCCCTCTCTCCAGGATCCCTGTCCTTTACTACCTGATATCCGCGTATGAAACCCATTGTTTCTAGACTTTGTGTGTTTAGTTTTTCCAGGCAAGAGGGTAAATCTAGTCCCTGTTAAGCCATTTTAGCTGGACTTTGCCAGGAAATTGTACTTGATCTAAGCTAAGCTACTTACGTTCTCTTTCCTGGAATCGAGAGTCTGCCATGCGGACAGGAAGCCACAAGAAGCTAGCgtacaggaaagagaaaaatgaagcagagaggaGATGCAAAGGAGGGTGGAAAGAGCACTGATAGCTCTGCAATTCTTATTCAAGTCCTTTCCTGAGACCCATGGCACTCCTATCATTGGGTTTTTTGAGCCATCCCTCATTCCTTAGAGTCAAATCTCCTTTGCTGGCTGAAGTGCTTTCAAGTTGGATTCTACTACTTGCAGCAAAAGGGTGCTAACTCATACAGCACATCGTCAGGCAAAGCTGAGGGGAGAATGcagttgaaagagaaaaactgaagctcTTTAGTCAATGGAGCATGTTCCcttggaagaggaagaaacaggcaGCACAAGTAGACTTTTCTTCCTGTTGTGCAAGAGGAGAAGAGAATTTGAGATGAGGAGGAGGGTAGTTCTTCTGGACAACGATATTGGTCGTctcaaaaaatatacaaaagtctTGCATGGAGCATGAAACAACAAGGTGGAACTGGAGTGCTTGAAGAGAATGGAAAAGGCTGAGAGTAAGCACTGTGGGGAACGTGCCTGGGTGACAGCAGAGTGGAGCAACAGGATCGGGTGCAGCACTGAGGACCCACTTATTGTTAGAAATCATAGCTTTCTAGGGGAACATTGTTGGTTCATGTGATTTTCTCAAACAATGAATGTTCCATAGTCCAGGAACAGGGgcagagaaataaacagcaagatTTGTCAGGATGATTCTCTGGGGCTGTGCTCTGGCCCATTACTGCCTCAGCAATCATGGCAGCACCTTAGCTCTTTCCTACcctcaaatacacacaaaaacatacacagaGAAAGGCATGCTCACAGCTGCTGGGCTCTACCAAGCTTGGAGCACCTTGAGACCACTGAAGTTCAAGCAAACAAAGGAGCCTTTTAACACATGAGGCTTAAGGGCAGTGTTAAGACTGACTTTCAGCAATACCAGTTCGGAAGATGCCCATCATTTGCTTGACTTGCCTGCTGTGTGGCCCCGTGTGACCCAGTccctagctctctgcctccaggcaggaggagttcagcagggaatggggagggggcTCGCCCCACAGCAAAAGGTAGacataaattatatcttttagggggccagccccatggcagagtggttaagttcgcgcgctccgcttcagaggcccggggtttcgccggttcggatcctgggcgcggacatggcactgctcatcaggccatggtgaggcggtgtcccacatgccacaactagaaggacccacaactaaaatatacaactatatactcgggggatctggggagtataaaaagcagaaaaaaaaaagattggcaacagttgttagctcaggtgccaatctttagaaaaaaaattatatcttttattttcttatgtctCACTGGTTCTCAACAAAAGTAGTACTCCTATTTTGGAAATAAGGGGACATTTTTAGTTGTCGTGATGACTGAGTACCCTATGGCATTGAGGCTTGTGGGCCAGGGATGCTAGACATGCTGACATCCTttaacacatacagaaaaatgaaggaCTGTCTGTGCCTTTCAAATGTTCCACAGGACGTTCATGTAAATGAAAAACGTATTTATAATTATCTGCACCTGGCACCTGTTCCTGTGGTAAAAAAACAGGTACAACGGGTCTCTTGAATTTCCCAGGAATGTAACTACCATGTAAATTGAAGGAAgattgttctttgttttgtttggaacTTTACCAAGAGTTTTTCACTCTTTCAGAAAATCATGTACCAATGGTAATCTTGCTCGAGGCTATATTTGAGTTGCCAATACTGCACACGGTCTATGCCAGCCTGTGTTTGTACTGTTACTCCATAGTGATTGATAGCTAGTGCATGCACAGTATTGGTGTAAATCTTATGTCTTTTGGTATAGTTGTGCCTGAGCCTTTAGACGTGGAAATACAGATTTTATTGTAAGTTACAttccattcatttcttctttatattacaGTAAAGGCATTATATATAGTGGattagtttgctagggccacTATGACACAATACCATAGACTGGGAaacttaaacaacagagatttattttctcacagttgtggaggttagaagtctgagacCAAGATGTCAGGAGGGTTGGTTTCCTCCGAGTACCGTTCCAGACCTCTCTTCTTAACTTATAGATGGCTGTCTTTACACTGTCTTTCCTCTGaatgtgtctgtgtccaaattttgtcctcttataagggcaccagtcatattggattaggtcccaccctaatgacctcatttaacttagTTACGTCtctaaagactctatctccaaatatgatcacattctgaggtactggggatcAGGACTTCATCACATGAATTGGGGGGTAGGAGATAAAATTCATCCCATACAATTAGGTATGTAGACCCATcatatatgaattttatttcaaaatggtaaAGGGAGAATTATAGaaacatttcttataaaatgagGGACAGAGTCTGATAGTGTTGAGAGCTGCTGATATAATTTATCAGTAGGACACTGCAAATGTTATGTCTCATAGCTGAGTGCTGCTACTTACTTCTAATCTCCAGTCCAACAGGGTTCACCCAGAATTGGCATGATAGAACAAATGGGGGGAGATTAGGAACAAGAAGTATCTGGCTATTGGGTAAAAGCAAGATAAAGGTTCAAATGAAGCTGACTTGGCTATAGAAATAATGAAGAGGCCAGATGAGTGCTTTGCTCAGAAGCCTTCAAGAGATCCTTATTTCCAAACCTTCTGTAATCAGTGCCATTCTACTTTTCCCACATTGTTGCTCTCTTGATCATCTCTGACCTGCTCCGCTGCTCTGGCAAATCAGTCATCTTCCTTCCCCAGAAACATCTTCACGTTATGTTTTTCTATCCCAGAAATACCatgactttcttctttctctccaaatcaTTGTCAATTTTCAAAGCCCAGCTACAGAATTTTCTCATCATATAGCTTcccaaaactgatagaactgagcACTTAGTGGGTAGACCAGAATTTGAATGGACATACATGAAGAGGCCGTGAAGAAACAGGGGTCATGAGAAAGCTGAAATTATGGTTTACAAGCAATAAGGCAGCAGAACATGTGCATAAACACATGGAAAACCAGAAAGAGTAAAATGATTTGTTGGCAGTAAAAGAAAGTGAGAAGCAGAGGGGAGAGTTGCTGAATGAGCATAATGgcggtggtggggtgggggtgttggTGAGCTCTTGCTGCTGAAAGGGTTAATAACAAACCCTGTCCCTAGAGCTGTGCCGTATCCCTCAGGTACCAGTCTCCATGAGAGCTGGATATTTCTGGATTCCTGTGAGTGCCCCATAGTTGGAATGGAATTCCTCCTTAATATATTGCACCTTATAACCATCATTT
The window above is part of the Equus przewalskii isolate Varuska chromosome 20, EquPr2, whole genome shotgun sequence genome. Proteins encoded here:
- the SHISAL2B gene encoding protein shisa-like-2B, which translates into the protein MSEASRVCSGYYSLNHSFVEPFQCPRRGEGAALLYCCGFADLKYCCSEPGSYFPYKHSYMWSLSIGALIGLGIAALVLLAFVISVCVLCYLFLYTKPQRLDTGLKLQNLETSSTPEGNSNRRTKAPNSTAASNSTHETSYEADDTIQDKTVDTSQINTVSY